The sequence TCTTGCTTAGTTCTCTTGACAGCCTGTTCCTGTTTTgcagttaaggaaactgaggctcagagaggcaaagttAACTTTTATGGGGTCATCAGCGGGGATCCAATTCACTGGCCTTCGCCCCGCCCCGCCTGGCACCGAGGCCCCacaggggatgggggcagggcacACCTTCCTCTTGGTGATGCTCCGGAGCAGCTCAGCCTTGCTCCGGAGCAGCCCCTGGCCCGCCAGCTCACGCTCCTCCTCCACGCGGCTCTCCCGCTCCAGCTGCTGGAACTCCAAGTCCTCAAACAGCTTTGTCTCCGTCTCCAGGGCCTCGGCCTCCTTGAACGACAGTGACCAAGGGGGTTGAATGGTGCTCGCAGTAGCGCTCCGGGCCTGGGAGGCCAGGCCACAGAGGTGGGAGTTGTGAGGGCTGGCCCCAGGGAAATTGGGGAAAGGGACCTGCCCCCAACCCATCCCCCTTTGCTCTGCTTGGCTTTTTGCCCCTTTCATGGGCATCGCTGCCTGGAGTAGCAGAAAGGTGGAAATCGATCCCCCCAatccttccctgtcccttccaAGCCACAGCACCGACCCTGGTGTGTCCGGCAGGAAGTGCAGGGCCCAGGTGGTCCCGTCCCACCGCTCTCCTGTCTTCCGGGTGGGTGGCCCTCGGGGGCCAGGGAAGGGGGGCTGGTGAAACTGACCCTTCTCAGCTGCTCCTGTAACTGTTCCCGCACTGACTCGGGGCAGTTATCGAGCTGCGTCTGGAGCTCGGCGTAGAGCGCCTGGCGGGCCTCCAGGTGCCTCCGTCCCGCGGCCAGCTCCGCCCTCTCCTGGTcggcgggaggggtggggagggcgggcacaagggagaaacagaacacaCACTCCTCAACTCTGGCCCGCGGGCAGCAGCGGCCATGGGGGGTGcagggcgggagagagagagctggggagccggcagggggtggggtgaggactAACAGAGGAGAGtaagcaggagaggagaaggaagagaaagggaaaacacGGAAGAGAAGAGTGGAAAAGGCTAGGAGGCGAGGCGGAAGACAGGACGCTCGCAGGTGCAAGGGAAGCTGTCACACAGGCGCAGGTGTGGGTCTTGGGCAGAAATTTTGGTCTCCTGGAGTCCCCTGGACTAGAAACACTGGGGTGGGTCCTACGAAAagccttctgttttctctccaaaCCAGTCAAGACCAAAGCTGGTCCCACATCACAAACACGGAGACTCTGGCTCCTATTTCCCCCTGACTCTGCCACTGCCTAGAGACCAAAATTTaaccctggggggtggggaggggtataGACAGCGAGGGTTAAATCCAGGGGTCCGGCATGAATCAGAAGCTGAGGATGGTAAAGCTACGGCAGTGTCGCAGAGGGGACCCCGGCCCGactccctgggcctccctccctcccgccctggGTGGAGGTGGGTGCTGGCACTCCAGGCTGAACTCCAGCGGGATGAGGGTTGCAATTAGTTCGGCCGTTGCCATGGCAGTAGGAGCCCCAGGAGTGGGTACAGGGAGGAGGTGGATAGCTCTGTCTGGGGCGAGATGACACCTCCCAGGGCGGGAAGGGGGACGAGGGGAGGAGCTGGTGAGTCACCCCTCCGAAGGACAGGCAGAGGAGAAACTAGGATtactgattccaaaaccagagcgGAGCCATGGGCTGGGGAGGAAAGCTGAGTGAGCCTGCCCCGCGGccactgcctccccaccccccaccctaccACCCCCTCAAATAACTAGGCCCAGAGAGAAGGCAAAGTCCAGGCCTCCAGGCCATGCCAGGTCAATGAGAAAGGAGGTTAGGCAGGTTCCTTCTGAAATGCTGAGCTTACTTCAAGTTCTTCTGCTGAATCCtgccctgccccatccctccGGCCCACTCTCGCATCAGGGAGAGGAGTCCTGGGTTCCAAGCACTTTGCCCTCTTAGGACTCAGGCTCTAGGATACCCCCTACATTCTGGATGGctcaggggagggagaagaggagaggcctACTCATTCCCACCCTCCGGTTGGGGTATCTGGATTTTGGAAGCCCCAGAGGAAAGCTAGAAGGGCGGCCACTGTGTGGCAGAGGGAACTGGTCTAAACCCCCCAGGGCCATGCCGCCACGGCCGGACCTCCTGACCCCTCCGCTCCGGAAGGAAGAGAGGGGCGGCGGGAGGTGGACGGCTGGAGGGCAGCCTGCTTCTCCCAGCTGCACAGGAAAACCACCAACAATCTGTGGAGGCTGCACCTGGGCTCTTCCAAAGGGGGGACACTCTTCAGGCTGAGCAGCTCCTCAGCTACGCATTTCCCCCAACCTTTACCCTTCCTGCCAAGGCACCATTGAGTCAAGTTGAGCTGTGCCCCCTGCCCATTCCTTTCTGATCAAAACCCTGGAGTCCCGCAccaagaaaggaaggaggcagaattAGAGGGGAGAGGTCAAGGGCACAGTGGTGCCCCTACAGTTAGTGCAAAAGCAGGCATGGCTCAGCCCTGCCTGGGTGGCACTGGCAGTTAGGGGCATGCGGAGAGCCCAGGACAGTGATTAGAGGGGGCGTTAGTACAGGCCTGGTTGGTAAGCGTGGAGTTAATTTGGCACAGAATTTGGGAGTGTGGTTTTGGGGGCCAGAGCCAAagctccaaaaacaaaaaaaggagtgggggggcgggggggggtagTTTGTTGAAGAATCTTTAAGAGTTTCAAAACTGGGACAGGAGGAAGACACTCtcaaaaaattcagaaagaaaattaagtctTGGAAAAATACTGTCAAGTCCAGAAATAGATGGCCCCTCTCCACACTTCAGAGTTTTTGGCACGTTGGTAGGCATCTTGGGCCTAGCTGGCACGGCCCCTGTGGGACGGAGTGACCCCTGCAGGCTGGCACGAAATCTGAAAGGGTCGGGGGCAGGAGCTGGGACCACCTGGGACGGGAAGCTGCAGATCCTGAAAGGCTCAGGggaagcagagacctgaaggCCATCCCCCAAAGATCACATCCTGAGCACCCGAGGCATGCTGGGAGGGGCACGTTCTCTAGACAGAGGGACCCACACCCGAGTCACGCCCCAGCACCTGTCCCTCAGGCTGTGCTCACTGCCCAAGGAGCAGCTTCGGCACTTCCTAGGAGGGCCAGGAATGGGCAGGCACCCAGAGGCAGCACAGAGACCCAGACAGAGGAGATCCCAGAACCCAGTCCGGCCCCTGCCCATGCCCTTCAAGCTGACACCTTCCGCAGAGGACaaggccccccccctcccctgacgGGCACAGAGACCACCAGGCCTGTAGGAAGACTGATGAGATGAGAAGTAAGGGGCCCAGAGAAGACGTTTGTCCTTCCCCGGGGGCCACTGGCAGCCAACACGGGGCCAGGCCAGCTGTGGGTTACCTTGTCCCTCTCCTTCTGGATGCCGGTTTCCAAGGTCACCAACTTTTCCTGCAGCTGGTCCACGGCCTTCTGCTCCTTCTGCAGCAACGCccgctctgcctccctctccccctgcagcAATGCTCGTTCCATTTCAGCCTGGGGCCAACACCAAGGTCCACGTCAAGGCCAGTCAAGGCAGATGGACGCAGGCCCCTCCAGGGGCCTTGGCTCTGCCCGGGGAGGAACGTGGCCACAGCTGGCCTAGGCTACGGGCCCTCCCAGCTCACCTCGCGGGCGGACTCCTGCAGCTGCTGCTCGAGCTCCTTCACACGGACCTTGAGCTGCTCCACTCGCCCCAACACCTGAGCCCGCTCCTCTTCCAGGGCCAGCACCTCCCCCTGGAGCTTGGCGCTGGGTGCATCTTCatgctggaggggagggaagccaTCAGCTGGGGAAGCCTGGAGCCTTCGGCGACCAGACTAAGAGAGGGGATCCCCATTCCTCAGGGCGCTCGGAAGGGGTAGCCAGACAGAGAGGAGGCAAACTCCCCTCCCTGCAACGGGAGCAGTACAGCTCAGCTAAAGGGAATGAAGGGTTCCCACTTTGTGCCAGGCCTGGAGGCGGCCCTAAGGACAGGCAGGTCACAGAGTAGAGGGAGGACCTGGGAAGCGCCTCGACACCTCCCTCTTCCTTGCCTCCTCACATCTCAGCCTCTCATCCCCGATGTCTTCCCAAACCCGATCCTTCAATTACCTCCCCCTCACCGAGCCATCCCTCCAccacccctgcctcctctgccccccagcccctcagcaGGTGctgccccaccaccaccaccaccccacctccTGCTGGGTGCTCTCAGTGCTGCTGCACTCCTCCTTGAGATTCTCCTCATCTGAGCGGTCCACGCACTCCCACAGGCGCTGGGTGGCACCCCCGGGCTCCTCGGTGCCCCGCCCAGAGGCTCCGGTGGCCGCTGAAAGGCCTCGTGAGGGCCTCCGGCCCGCCAGCGCCAATGCTGCGGCGGCTTCCCCGATGCTGGGCAGCTCCCCAGCCTCGGGTGCCCCGTCGGCCCGGCTGTACTCAGCACACAGGTTCAGGATGGTCTCCAGGCGCTGGCGTTCCTGGGGAGGGCGGACAGAGCAGGGCGTGAGAGGGAAGGATGCTGGGTCCTGATGGAGGCACCGTGTGCAGTCAGGAGACAGAACTACGACACTAGGTGCTAGGGGCCCAGAACCAAGCCAGGAGAGCCCCAAACCCAGAGTCAGGAGAGGCAAAGGGCAGAAGGGCGCCCCAGAAGTAGGCAGGAGGAACCAGGCCATTGTGCTACCTGCCCACATGGCTAGCCCCTCCCagcttcctgtttcctttcccttttcactCTGCCCGGAATGGGCTTCCTCGGGGACACACAGCGACACGGACTGCTAAGCAGGCTGAAGGCCACAATGGCACACAGATGAACACTCGGATACTCGCGCTCTCGTCCACGTAGATCTACAGACACGAGGGTACGCAGACACCCCACCCACCAACACGGACACACAAGGACACAACATGTGCTCTGCACGCACACTGACAGGCAGGCACGCACACAGGTACCAGCCCTGGCACGCACGGATGCACCCTGGCGCACACTCACACAGATAAACACAGTCTAGCACACAGACAGGTGGGCACGGACACAGCCGGCTGGAAAACAGACCCGTGGGCCGACAGGGATGTGACACAGGTTCGTACAAAGTTGTGCCCAGCGTGTATACACCAGGCCAGACAGACGTGGGACACGGTCCTCCTCATCCCCTACCCCAGCTCCAGGTCACTCTCAGGCTGCCCTCCATTCCCTTCCAGCAAGGTGAGCTGCTGCCTCCGCTCTCCAATGCCCAGGCCCAGCTGGGAGCGCTCCAAGGCCCTGCCCCtaacccacccctccccacaaaaCCCCAGCCACACAGCTCTCAGGGGCCCAGGAGGAGGGACGGTACAATCACGCTCCCCAATCTGTGTCCCCCGCTCTCGTGTCCCAGCCTcgaagccccacccccagcccaggctcTCCAGGGTACCTCAACCTCAGGGGTCCCTCACTGCAGAGTTTGGCCACGACCCCCCGGACACATACCCAGCTTCCCTCCTGCTGCTTGCCCAGTTccacgtcaaaaaaaaaaaaaaaaaaaacaggaacagaGGAGCCTAGGCACCCAGGAGGCTGGGCCagtgcccccgcccctgccccaggacCCAGATAAGCAGCCTGCTggagatgggaggggcagggcgggCAGCCTCCAAGATTTAAAGTGGCAGGTGGGGCAGGTCAGGGCTGGCGGTGAGGTGTGCCCGTGTGCCCTcgtgcctggggggtggggaggctgaaTGGAGGAGCTGAGGGAGGCTGGGCCCGTCACTCTGCCTTTGCCAGACTCAGTGCTCCCTCTCCAGGATAAGACCCCAGGGTGGTCCGAGCACGCTCTAGGTCGAGGCAAAGACAGTGAAGGGAAGCTGTGGCAAAGGAGAAGACTGGTgatccttcctcctctctccccaacccAGCCTGCACCTCACCTTGCCCAAAGCTGTCCCAACCTCTTCTGAAAAGCCCTCCAGACAAACCTCCTCATTTCTGGTTCTCCTCCTCAAACCAATCCCAGGGGCCCTGGGCCCCCCAGCAACCCCATTCTGCTCACAAGGGACAGAGGGCAGAATCCATTCTCCTGTACGTGTGCTCGATTGTCCACATTAGCCAGAGCCCCCTGAGCTCCCTGCGCTATCTGGGGAATCCTGGCCCCCACCCAGCTCAGATGCCATCTCCAGGACAGCTGCCCGGAGCCACACCCGGCCCCCAAatgcacacatacgcacacacgcTGACGCATACAATCACGATCACACAGTCGGCCCGGGATAAAGCCAGGGGCGACCtgtcctgttctctttctcttccctgccacCCACATTCCCAGATGATCCTCACTGGGCCAGGGTGAGCAGCTCCCACCCATTTGTAAAAGAccaaaaagaggggtgcctgggtggctcagtcagttgagcatccaacttcggctcaggtcatgagctcaaggttcgtgagttcaagccccacatcaggctcactgctgttagcatggagcccactttggatcctctgtcccgtcccccccccaccccatccctcccccgctcgcactctctctcttaaaataaaaaaaagtttaaaaaaaagaagcaacttTTCTAAAGAACAAGGTGCTTTTCTAAAAAACAAGCCTTAAGAAGACAGGCATCTTGAATTCCAACACGGGCTCTGCCagaacttgctgtgtgaccttgcacaaacccattcccctctctgggcctcagcttctcaTCATTAAGACTTGCTCCTCAAACTGAGAGGTGCAAGACCTCACCGTAAAGGTGGTGTGTTTTCCTACAGCTTTGTTATCATCAGGTAAATAACGCAAAACTTAACTTACACGTTAAAACAAACGCTGTGTTACAGAATAAAAGCAAAGTTAACGTGCATCTGAAATAAAGCCTTAGAGACTTCAAAGAAAGTTCTTCCAGGCACCAGACCCCTGAGATATAGGTCACTAAGGTGCATCCCGGAAGGAGAAAAGCTTGAGAAGCCCAGGCCCTGTCCAAGGGCCCCTTCCCGCTCTGCCAGCTGGCCTGCCCGCGCCCTGGCAGGGACCCCGCCGTGGACGGCGGCAGCCTCCGGGGCATCTGCTCACCAGCCTCTCCATCTCCTGCTCCCAGAGCCGTTCTTGGTGCTGCCGCCTGTGGTACTCCAGGAGGTCGTCCTCGTTGTCACTGATCTCCGTGATGCTATTTTTCCGCTCCCGAGTGACAGGGACCCGCAAGTCCCCACTGGACAGCTTCCTCTGGGCACGGGGGCTCTGGCGGGGTGAAGCCCCGGTCAGAGAGCCCAGACTATAGGCTGGGCTCAGCCTGCCACTGAAGCTGCCCTTGCGGGGTGCCAGTGACTCCCCGAGCGTGGGTGAGGGGCTCCGTGTCCTACGGCCCCGTGCCCCCAGCGTCAGGGAGAAGTCCTCCGGTGACGCCCCGTGGGCTGCCCAGCGCCGGGCCCGGGGACTCTCCACCACTTCCCTGGTTAGCTTGGGATCTGGCGTAGTCCTGGTGGGCATGGGGGAGAGAGCCCGTCGCGACAGAGACGGGCTCAACGGAGGGAGTTCCCGCATGCTGTCCAGGCCCCGCCGGCCCAGGCGGGGACTCTCAGGAGGCTGCAGGGTGCGGGTGGCTGACCCATCTGAAAATGTTCGGCCCACCAGCTGGCGTGAGGGGCTGGTTGTCAGCACCCGCTCGGTGCCTGGCAGCTCACGGAAAGGGCTGGGAGGGCGGTCCTGGAGGGTGCCGATCTTGTTTCGGGGAGCAGGGACCGGAGGCTGCAACTTGGGGCTTCCAGGAATGCTCGTGGGCTGGCTTCGGGCACCGGAAGCTGGGTATTCACTCAGGTTGATGGCCACCACGGGCAGCTGCCCACCCAGCCGGGGGCTCTCGGTGGCTCTGCGGGCCTCTGCCAAGACAGTGGCCGCGGGGCTGTCTGTCAGCAGACCTcggaggccagggctgggaggcCTCTCGTGACCCCCTTTCCGGCCCAGCCGGGGGCTCTCGGAGGAGCGGGCACCGCCCGGTCGGGACTGTGGGGGCTGCAGGGCCAGGTGGTAGCTCGAGGAACGGGCAGGCACCAGCGGCGGCACGGAAGGTGCTGGCTCCTGCCCGCTGGGTGAGTGGCTGGCACAGCTCCCACTGCTGGCTGGTGAGGAGAGCGGAGAGAAGGCTGGAGAGGTGTTCTCGTAGCTGGAGCCCACAGACATGGCACCAGGGCTGGTTGGCGGGGACAGCAAGTAGCGCCCACCATTAGCCATTGGCGACAGTGGGGAAGTCGCGGCAGGCTTCTTGCCAGCCGCTCCGGGCTCCTCTAGCACCAGCGAATCCATGATCTCCTGCAGGTCCTTCTCAATAGAGCTCACCAGGGAACTGTGGCTGGCGCAGGCAGAGGGGCCCCGGGTCGCGGGCTGTGGCGCGTGGTTCCCATTCACCAGGCTTTCCGATTCTGCGGATGGGAAACACAAAGGTGCCTCAGGCCCTGGCCTCCAACCACCGGGGAGCTGTACGTGCCCAAGAACAAGGGAGGCGATCTGCCAGCTCTACCACTGACCTGCTGCATGACCGTCAATCAGCTGCCCTCGGTTTCCCTGTCCGGAAAGGAAGGGCACGGGTGCGGCTCCTCTGGCTCTAACGCCTCATGACTTAGGACAGAGCTGGTAACGATGCCAGGCACTTCTAGGCCCAGTTATCGCGGGCTCACCCCAAGACCGGATTCCTCCCTGCCTTGGTTTCCTTCCCAGATCTCTCCTTCAGGAAGGGCAGATGGACATTCTATGGAGGGGATGCTGTGGAGCTGGCCAGAAgttcggggtgggggggtccaGCCTAATAGGACATTAGGACCTCCCAGCACAGCAGCTGAGACCCAGGAAAAACCACAGGCAAAACCTCCAGCGCTGGGCAAGAGGTGTGTGCCGTACTACTCTGCCCAatcagaggcagggaggggcctggCACTGCTGGGTGGCTTCTGGAAGCCAGGCTGGCCAGCCACTAGGGGCAGCTCGGCGCCTCCGATCATGAGCCCATCAAGCCACGCCAGCAAGAGCCTGCCTtggccctgccccaggcctcatCGACCAACCAGGAGTCCCAGGAACCAGTGCCCGGAACAGCTGAGGGAAGGACTGGCATGACAAGGCTAAGGGAGAGCGGGTAAAGCTAGCCAGGGAGTGGGCTGGGAACCCGGGCTTCTGAGGGGCTCACCAGACACCCATGTCCACCTGTCCCAGTACCACACCGACACCTGTCATCCCACGGCCATCTGAACCCTCGTTGCAAAGCCTCGGATGGGAGGCTCACTGGCAGCCTCCTGGTctacaccccaccccaccccctaggCAGCTGGGTTAAGGGGGGTGCTGTGCTGGTTCCCTGGAACAATCACCGACTCTCCTCTGGGGATCAATAATTCACACACAAACTGCAGCTGTTCCGCTGAGTAATCAGCTGGCAtggcctgggggggaggggcagggcccaaGGACCTAAGCACCGGCAGGTGGGACCCGCCAGCAGGGGCTCGACCTAAtgcttccttctgccccctcGGGCCCCTCTCAAGGGTGAGGTTCCCCAGCGGTTGGCACATGAGGTTTAGGGTCCCAGACACCGAAGTGGCACCTTCCAGGGCAGTGGGGCTGGCAGAGCCCTCCGTCCCTTGGGCACATGATTCCCCAGTTCCAGCCAGGCGGCACTTCTTGGATCCCTCCCAGTAGCCAGACCGCCTGGCATTCTCCACCAATGGCCCATGGCAGGTGGCAGCAAGCCCAGATCATGGCCATTGTCCTGCCCTGACACTACGAGCATGGCTGGGATGGGCAAGGAGGAGGACTGTCCAGGAGAGCCACCAACccgaccccccaccccaagtgggCATGTACCTGAGCCAGGACTGTAGGGGGGCCCGGGGGCCCGGCCCCCTGCCGGAATCATACTCTTCATCCACTTGGCTTCAGCCGGGTGGTTAAAGCGGAGGAAGGTCGACTGACCCAGGCACAACATACAGCCTGCAGAGAAAACAAATGctgagaagggcagaaagggCTGGGGTACGCCTCACCCCGCAGCACGAGCAGGCTCACCCCGGGCTCCAGACAGCCATCCCCACCTGCACTCACAGTGTCTACACGGACCACGCCTGACCTGACAAGCACCAGCAGGGCTCCACAGCACAGGGCagagtggaaagagcactggttTGTGAGTCCCAAGCTCTGAATATCCTGGTCCTAACTCTTGTTACTGGTTGTGAGACCTTCAGGTGAAGATCCTTCACCGCTGAGTCCCGTTCTCTCATTAGAAAAGTGAGGACAATACCACTGACCTTGCAGGGTTAACGGGACAATGTCTGTGAAAGTGTTCTGTGAAGGGAGAAGGTTCTTCAGAGAACACGGACGCTCATGTCCCCCTTCCCCAAACTGTACCAATGATCCATCTATCTGCCCCTTGGGTGGAAAAGTCAGTGTGAGAGGCATCAATTTccaggatcaaaaaaaaaaaagctctgagagaggggacagggaaaAACCATGCGTCAGTCAGATGCCCCTCCGCAGGAACCAGAATTTGCTTCCTGGCTCCAAATCCTTACCATGACGTGGCCGGGGGAGAGCCACCACCTTCCTTCTCTCCGACAAAGCACCCTCTGGCCTGATATCTTCCTGCTCCTTGGTCTTCCGTGGAATCTAGCCAAGCCTAGGGCCAGTGGGCCCTGCCCCAGCCAAGCACATTCCCAGGCAGGAGACACAAGCCCAGTCCTGCCCAGTAAGGGTGACTACACGGAGAGGGGAGGGTATGTGGAAGCCAGAAACGTAGCCAGGGGCACCAAGAGCGTGCACGGCGGCAGGTGTGTGCAGAGGCTCCTGAGCCTGGCTAACaggactcctcctcctcccggccACACTGCAGGACTCCTGCAAAAGATGCTACGTTGGGAGAGCCCTGGTGCTCTCTCCAATCACCCTCCCGATCTGTCCACACCGCTCGCCCAGCCTATCTACCCAATCTGGTGCCACTTGGCACCCCAAGCTTCATGCCAGTCTGCGCTGAGACTGGCAGGGAAGTCTACATTCCTGGACGCTGAGACAGTTCAGTTCAGGCAAGCCACAAGGGCAAGGGGCATCCAGGCCACGTGGATACCATGGCAGACCTCCCACTGAGCAGCTCGGGAGCCTGTTGCTGGGACCCTAGGCATTGCCGAGGCAGGCGGCGAAGGGGCCAGTAGGCTGAGAAGCCCACCACAGGTAACCATAGTGGACAAAGCCACCCACTTCTCTGGCACACCCAGAGGCCCTCCCAAACAGGCAGGCACCAATGATTCCAAGACTGACGGGTGGTTAGGAGAGAGGGGAGCCTTCCCAGACAAGCCACCAATCAGGGATGCTGATCCCGGAGTAATCATAACCGGAATAAATAATAGCCAACCACACTTCCACCTAATTACAACCACAGCTGTTTCAGAAAGAGCCCTGCTGGCCCCTCCCGCTCCTCTCAGCCCTTTAACAAGCTAATTAATGATGAGTTCGCAGGGTCTAGACAGACCCACTCAATCctaggttgatgggggtggggtggggtgggggaggatctGGAGGCCGATTGCACAGCCCAGTCTGGGACGGAGGTGGGGAGTCTGAGTGGATTCCGGCCCATCAGAGCCAGGCCCACCCAAGAAGGCTGTGGGCACCCAGGGACCCTCAGCCCTGGCTCCTGTGGCTgagtcccctgccccctcctctgcccctcagccTCCTCCGCGCAGGGGGTGTGGCCTTGCTGCCTCTGGGCTATAAATAGGTGATGCCAGGCAGGAGAGCTGGATCTGTATTAATAGAGCAGGCAGGAGGGCAACAAGGACTGAGAGCAGCCCAGCTCCTGCCCAAATTAACTTTCTATTTGCACTCAGGGGCCCCAGGCATTGCCCCAACTGGGGTCCCTACTGCCCCCAGGAGCCTGGAGAGCCTATTTCTGGGAAGAaacctcctctctgtccctcctgccccgcACCTCCAAAGGTCAGCCCAGGCAGAAGACCTTTGGAGGTCTTCTCATCCAGGCAAAGTTGTGGTCCGGCCAGGACCCAGTGGGGCCCAGGCCcagctgtgtgtgtgcaggtgggtGGGGAAGCTGCACATCTGGAGGGAAAACAAGGCAAAGAAGAGGGTGGATCCTACCTCTGAGAGACACCGAGGGGATGcaccacacacactctctcctaCAAGCTCCCACACAGACACActcccagaaacacacacacaggcatacgTGCTCACACACTCCCAGGGCCACAGTCACTGCTCAGCTGGCCACACCAATAGAACGGACCGGCCAAAgggaggctggggtgaggggaagaCGGGAGGAagggcccccgccccccacccttcctctcAGCCCCCAGCACAGGCTTCCCCCATTCTCCTCGGGACCCCTCAGCCCCTTCCGGAGGCGGGTCCGTGGAGGGGGCTTCCGAGCGAGCGCCCAGGAAGATGAAGTCTGGCCGGCGGAGGAGTGGCCCCGAGCCCAGACCTCCCACTCGGAAACGTGCAGGGCACACACACAATCGTCTCACACCCCCGAGCTCGTAAAGGGGAGCCGAGGGCCCCGCTCCCCTAGTCGAGCCCCCCATCCCCCAGACGCCCCTCCCAGCCCGAGCCCTCGGGCGCCCGCTGCCCGCGGCCGGCCGGGCGGAGCACTCACCGCCGAACCCGGACCTCAGGAGCGCTGGCCCCCCGCTAGCTCGGGCCCTCGGGGCTCCCGGCCCGCCCCGGGCCTGCGAGGGGGCGGGCCGACCTCCCGCGCCGCGGGGCTCGGGGCTCGGAGCAGCTAGCCGCCAGGCAGCCAGCCGCCGCCAgggcccggggaggggcgggCCGGCCACCGGCGGgggaagggagccagggagggagggacaaaggagaggaggaggggaagaggaagtgatggaggagagaagaggggagctGGATGGAGAGGGCGGGGCGGGAGGATGCCGGCGACCGGCGCGGTGGGAGCTccgcgtgggggggggggggggggcg is a genomic window of Acinonyx jubatus isolate Ajub_Pintada_27869175 chromosome D1, VMU_Ajub_asm_v1.0, whole genome shotgun sequence containing:
- the PHLDB1 gene encoding pleckstrin homology-like domain family B member 1 isoform X7, with protein sequence MRRPGRGLGWPPGPQELWSPRTMDALNRNQVGPGCKTQAMVKKGPLDLIETGKGLKVQTDKPHLVSLGSGRLSTAITLLPLEEGKTVIGSAARDISLQGPGLAPEHCYIENLRGTLTLYPCGNACSIDGLPVRQPTRLTQGCMLCLGQSTFLRFNHPAEAKWMKSMIPAGGRAPGPPYSPGSESESLVNGNHAPQPATRGPSACASHSSLVSSIEKDLQEIMDSLVLEEPGAAGKKPAATSPLSPMANGGRYLLSPPTSPGAMSVGSSYENTSPAFSPLSSPASSGSCASHSPSGQEPAPSVPPLVPARSSSYHLALQPPQSRPGGARSSESPRLGRKGGHERPPSPGLRGLLTDSPAATVLAEARRATESPRLGGQLPVVAINLSEYPASGARSQPTSIPGSPKLQPPVPAPRNKIGTLQDRPPSPFRELPGTERVLTTSPSRQLVGRTFSDGSATRTLQPPESPRLGRRGLDSMRELPPLSPSLSRRALSPMPTRTTPDPKLTREVVESPRARRWAAHGASPEDFSLTLGARGRRTRSPSPTLGESLAPRKGSFSGRLSPAYSLGSLTGASPRQSPRAQRKLSSGDLRVPVTRERKNSITEISDNEDDLLEYHRRQHQERLWEQEMERLERQRLETILNLCAEYSRADGAPEAGELPSIGEAAAALALAGRRPSRGLSAATGASGRGTEEPGGATQRLWECVDRSDEENLKEECSSTESTQQEHEDAPSAKLQGEVLALEEERAQVLGRVEQLKVRVKELEQQLQESAREAEMERALLQGEREAERALLQKEQKAVDQLQEKLVTLETGIQKERDKERAELAAGRRHLEARQALYAELQTQLDNCPESVREQLQEQLRREAEALETETKLFEDLEFQQLERESRVEEERELAGQGLLRSKAELLRSITKRKERLAVLDSQAGQIRAQAVQESERLARDKNASLQLLQKEKEKLTMLERRYHSLTGGRPFPKTTSTLKEMEELLLPAVDLEQWYQELMAGLGTGPAAASPRSSPPPLPAKASRQLQVYRSKMDGEATSPLPRTRSGPLPSSSGSSSSSSQLSVATLGRSPSPKSVLLAQNGTSSLPRNLAATLQDIETKRQLALQQKGESLPAEPPPTDDPAGQQVIEEQRRRLAELKQKAAAEAQCQWDALHGAAPFPPGPSGFPPLMHHSILHHLPAGRERGEDGEHAYDTLSLESSDSMETSISTGGTSACSPDTVSSVSGLDVGKIEEMEKMLKEAHAEKSRLMESRERELELRRQALEEERRRREQVERRLQSESARRQQLVEKEVKMREKQFSQARPLTRYLPIRKEDFDLKTHIESSGHGVDTCLHVVLSSKVCRGYLVKMGGKIKSWKKRWFVFDRLKRTLSYYVDKHETKLKGVIYFQAIEEVYYDHLRSAAKKRFFSFTVVTESPNPALTFCVKTHDRLYYMVAPSAEAMRIWMDVIVTGAEGYTQFMN